In Salinirussus salinus, the following proteins share a genomic window:
- a CDS encoding sulfatase, giving the protein MPDTPPTADRRERTRETSDRPNVLLLTVDSLRWDAVPRDGFGPDFFRSTAGEHVRQTRFERAFATGPGTSPSFPALLTGTMPLSYGGLGPLSPDRPRVATHLREEGYDTAGFQCNPFLSEHFEYHVGFNTFEDYQNPLMGLATRVFPRGIEINNPRLRRIDRYLHLTDAVRKAYQLLRGKPRPYVSADVIVDDTVDWLETAGDPFFCWTHFMDVHHPCFPPAEYRSEFGVAEVTQSEVGEWYSMSLGDPDALTEEQADALYRLYRASIRYTEDQVGRVLRHLAESGRLEDTLVVLTSDHGELFGERGSYGKPERMYDELIRVPLVVLNGPGHLDDATGDLVSLLDVPPLVHEAAGLDVPATYRGRRPGIDDPREHVLAEHEVEGEVVVGARSDDWLYERDEIRDEARLYDLRGGGEQRVAVTDHATESSPVRRAVADRFDRLDLDAGEWNEAVEGDVESRLEDLGYL; this is encoded by the coding sequence ACGCCACCTACGGCGGACCGTCGAGAGAGGACCCGTGAGACGTCCGACCGGCCGAACGTCCTGCTGCTGACCGTCGACTCGCTCCGCTGGGACGCCGTCCCGCGCGACGGGTTCGGTCCGGATTTTTTCCGGTCGACCGCCGGCGAGCACGTCCGACAGACCCGGTTCGAGAGGGCCTTTGCGACCGGGCCGGGGACCTCCCCCTCGTTTCCGGCCCTGCTCACCGGGACGATGCCGCTGTCCTACGGCGGCCTCGGCCCGCTGTCCCCCGACAGACCGCGGGTCGCGACGCACCTGCGCGAGGAGGGGTACGACACCGCCGGCTTCCAGTGTAACCCGTTTCTCTCCGAGCACTTCGAGTACCACGTCGGGTTCAACACGTTCGAAGACTACCAGAACCCGCTGATGGGGCTGGCGACGCGGGTCTTCCCCCGCGGGATCGAGATCAACAACCCCAGGCTCCGGCGGATCGACCGGTATCTCCACCTGACCGACGCCGTACGGAAGGCCTACCAGTTGCTGCGGGGCAAGCCACGCCCGTACGTGAGTGCGGATGTGATCGTCGACGACACGGTCGACTGGCTGGAGACGGCGGGCGACCCGTTTTTTTGCTGGACGCACTTCATGGACGTCCACCACCCCTGCTTTCCCCCGGCGGAGTACCGCTCGGAGTTCGGCGTGGCGGAGGTCACGCAGTCGGAAGTGGGCGAGTGGTACTCGATGTCGCTGGGCGACCCGGACGCGCTCACCGAAGAGCAGGCGGACGCGCTCTACCGGCTCTACAGGGCGTCGATACGGTACACCGAGGACCAGGTCGGTCGGGTGCTCCGTCACCTCGCGGAGAGCGGGCGGCTCGAGGACACGCTGGTTGTGTTGACTTCCGACCACGGCGAACTGTTCGGGGAGCGGGGGAGCTACGGGAAGCCCGAGCGGATGTACGACGAGCTCATCAGGGTCCCCCTCGTCGTCCTCAACGGCCCGGGGCACCTGGACGACGCGACCGGGGACCTCGTCAGCCTCCTCGACGTCCCGCCGCTCGTCCACGAGGCCGCAGGGCTCGACGTCCCGGCGACCTATCGGGGCCGACGGCCCGGGATCGACGACCCGCGGGAGCACGTGCTCGCGGAACACGAGGTCGAGGGCGAGGTTGTCGTCGGCGCCCGGTCGGATGACTGGCTGTACGAGCGCGACGAGATCAGAGACGAGGCGCGCCTGTACGACCTGCGCGGCGGGGGCGAACAGCGGGTCGCCGTCACCGACCACGCGACGGAGAGCAGCCCGGTCAGGCGAGCGGTCGCCGACCGGTTCGACCGGCTCGACCTCGACGCCGGGGAATGGAACGAGGCAGTCGAGGGCGACGTCGAGTCGAGGCTCGAGGACCTCGGGTATCTCTGA
- a CDS encoding glycosyltransferase produces MSGPDRRSGDAGAPSGIRVCHLLHHLALGGVENQLLRLVEAMEGYPVSHTVCYFGDDDSLLEEMERAGADVRRLETTGPTAADQFDPRSLLRLWQFLREGSFDVLHTHVSLYVPVVGRVCGRLSGTPVVGTYHNTRETYHPGTRVLERATRPLSAVDIAVSKDVERSYAGSADLYNPGAGGSFGRETYTIHNGIDVDEFASQVDSATPENRHERPDDGEGVVFLSVGRYVEEKNQLSLVAAMADVVEALPSSHLFLVGWGPLEADLREATVRHGIEESVTVTGRVESVQEYYSLADVFVLPSLTEGLSVVLLEAMAAGLPVVGTDVPGTAEAVDDGSTGVVVPPDSPEALADAMVRVAPADRRERMGRNGHQRVREHFSIRNTAESYVDIYRRVCPE; encoded by the coding sequence ATGTCCGGACCCGACCGCCGGAGCGGAGACGCGGGCGCACCGAGCGGGATACGGGTGTGTCACCTGCTCCACCACCTGGCGCTGGGCGGGGTCGAGAACCAGCTTCTCCGGCTCGTGGAGGCGATGGAGGGGTATCCGGTCTCCCACACCGTCTGCTACTTCGGGGACGACGACAGTCTGCTCGAGGAGATGGAGCGGGCGGGGGCCGACGTGCGGCGGCTCGAGACGACCGGGCCGACGGCGGCGGACCAGTTCGACCCCCGGAGCCTGCTGCGCCTGTGGCAGTTTCTCCGAGAGGGGTCGTTCGACGTGCTCCACACCCACGTCTCGCTGTACGTCCCGGTGGTCGGCCGGGTCTGTGGACGGCTGTCGGGGACGCCGGTGGTCGGGACCTACCACAACACCAGGGAGACCTACCACCCGGGGACGCGGGTACTCGAGCGCGCGACCCGGCCACTCAGCGCCGTGGACATCGCCGTCTCGAAGGACGTCGAGCGCTCCTACGCCGGGTCGGCCGACTTGTACAACCCCGGCGCCGGCGGTAGTTTCGGTCGGGAGACCTACACGATCCACAACGGGATCGACGTCGACGAGTTCGCCAGTCAGGTCGACAGCGCGACCCCCGAGAACCGCCATGAGCGCCCGGATGACGGCGAGGGAGTTGTCTTCCTCAGTGTGGGACGGTACGTCGAGGAGAAAAACCAGCTGAGCCTCGTGGCGGCGATGGCCGACGTCGTCGAGGCGCTCCCCTCGTCACATCTGTTTCTCGTCGGGTGGGGACCCCTCGAGGCCGACCTCAGGGAGGCGACCGTCCGTCACGGCATCGAGGAGAGCGTGACCGTCACGGGGCGGGTGGAGTCGGTCCAGGAGTACTACTCGCTGGCCGACGTGTTCGTGCTGCCCTCCCTGACCGAGGGGTTGAGCGTCGTCCTCCTCGAGGCGATGGCGGCCGGCCTCCCAGTCGTCGGGACCGACGTCCCGGGGACCGCCGAGGCCGTCGACGACGGGTCCACCGGGGTCGTGGTTCCGCCGGACTCGCCGGAGGCGCTGGCGGATGCGATGGTGCGGGTGGCCCCGGCGGACCGTCGGGAACGGATGGGTCGGAACGGTCACCAGCGGGTGCGCGAGCACTTCAGCATACGAAATACTGCTGAGTCCTACGTCGACATCTACCGCAGAGTCTGCCCGGAGTGA
- a CDS encoding sulfatase-like hydrolase/transferase has product MRDIIQVTADSLRADHCGWQSGAATTPNLDRLARDSLVFETAVAPGPRTLSSVPVSQTGTPFAPNRHGTDSYEDRASRIRSHLERFRTVSQRLREEGYTTVAFTANPWTSTNTDFDAGFDRFHEVGRTGGRLISLFDGTPVEKPAILADRWLSNDTWFSQWRTFYDDIRATLEEVDGPVYVWVFLMDTHNPYIVPRQDRQESSAFGMWAASLRANRVLGTKGDRTAYGSNIDDTTLRRLGQAYRDGVRSVDAFVDRLMGDLAEDAVLLFHSDHGEGFGEHGTYGHTPVLYEENLHVPLLVHGTDTDGTVEAPVSTARIPEILLSCAREEPLEAGDLTSGHAVARTESDDAIALRGERWKYVRREDEERLYDLQADSGETSDVGGENPAVRSEMRGACDEYLDALPEPSVSATVEEDEDVKRHLRSLGYL; this is encoded by the coding sequence GTGAGGGACATCATTCAGGTGACGGCAGACAGCCTCCGCGCGGACCACTGTGGCTGGCAGTCCGGGGCCGCCACGACGCCGAACTTGGACCGGCTGGCCCGGGACTCTCTGGTGTTCGAGACGGCGGTCGCACCGGGGCCGCGGACGCTCTCGTCCGTCCCGGTTTCCCAGACCGGAACCCCGTTCGCGCCCAACAGGCACGGAACCGACAGCTACGAGGACCGGGCCTCGCGCATCCGGAGCCACCTCGAGCGGTTCCGGACCGTCAGTCAGCGGCTTCGCGAGGAGGGATACACCACGGTCGCGTTCACCGCCAACCCCTGGACGTCGACCAACACCGACTTCGACGCCGGGTTCGACCGGTTCCACGAGGTGGGGCGGACCGGCGGCCGGCTGATCTCGCTGTTCGACGGCACGCCGGTCGAGAAACCGGCCATCCTGGCCGACCGCTGGCTGTCCAACGACACCTGGTTCTCGCAGTGGCGGACCTTCTACGACGACATCCGGGCGACACTCGAGGAGGTCGACGGGCCGGTGTACGTCTGGGTCTTCCTCATGGACACGCACAACCCCTACATCGTCCCGAGGCAGGACCGCCAGGAGTCCTCGGCGTTCGGAATGTGGGCGGCCTCGCTGAGAGCGAACCGGGTCCTCGGCACGAAGGGCGACCGGACCGCCTACGGGTCGAACATCGACGACACCACCCTCCGGCGGCTCGGGCAGGCCTACCGCGACGGAGTCCGCTCGGTCGACGCGTTCGTCGACCGGCTGATGGGCGACCTCGCGGAGGACGCCGTTCTCCTCTTTCACTCGGACCACGGCGAGGGGTTCGGGGAACACGGGACGTACGGCCACACCCCGGTGCTCTACGAGGAGAACCTCCACGTCCCGCTTCTGGTCCACGGCACCGACACCGACGGGACCGTGGAGGCGCCGGTCTCGACGGCTCGCATCCCGGAGATACTGCTCTCGTGTGCACGCGAGGAGCCACTCGAGGCCGGGGACCTGACCTCCGGGCACGCCGTCGCGCGAACCGAATCCGACGACGCCATCGCCCTCCGGGGCGAGCGCTGGAAGTACGTCCGCCGCGAGGACGAGGAACGGCTGTACGACCTGCAGGCTGACTCGGGCGAGACGTCCGACGTCGGCGGCGAGAACCCCGCGGTCCGCTCGGAGATGCGCGGAGCCTGCGACGAGTATCTCGACGCGCTGCCCGAGCCCTCGGTGTCGGCGACGGTCGAGGAGGACGAGGACGTCAAGCGTCACCTCCGTTCGCTCGGGTACCTCTGA